The genomic segment CTTTTTCTCCTTCTTTTATAAATAAATATCGTGTTGAGCAATTATCTCCATAAGCTGTTAATTGTTTTATAACATTTGAATTTGCTTCTCTTTGATATTTAATATACTTTGTAGCCCAAAGACCTTTTCTATCTCTATATTTAAACTCTAAAATTATACTTCCTATATAGACATCGCTTTTATAAACATCTATTCTTCCATCTGGTTGTCTATTACTAGCTGTAATATATAATGGTGTTTTATATATTGATGATTCACTACTGTAATTTGGCATGCTATCATCATATGTTAAGTTCATATAAATATCATCTTTTTTAAATGAAAGCCTTGTACTTGATTCTAATTCGGGTATTAAAACTTTATTGGATTCAATAGTTTGATCAAATAACCATCCACTATCTATTCTAAATCCAAGTTTCTCTCCTATTAGAATTCTACTTATCTTCACAAAGCACCACATTTCATATAATTTATCTGTTCTTTTCCATTGAAATGCAAATTTATTATCTAAAGTAATAGTAAATTCATTTCCTTTTAATTGTTGGTATAATTTATAAATTAAATTATATCTTGAATCAAAAAACAATGTATGTGGAAGATTAATTTCAATTTTATTTGAGACACTTTTGAACCATTCTACAGAATTTAATATACTAATTGAATTCTTCATTTTTGTGGCTAAATTCATTAACTTTTTTACATATTCAATAGTTCTTTCTTCGTCTTTTATTTTATTCTCATTATTTTTGTATCTTTCTAATTTTTTTATATTGATTTTCTTTTTATATACAAAATTTTCACTGGCCTCAATAAAATCTTTTAAAAACATTCCAATTTCTATAACTATTTTTTTTATCCATTGATTCTCAGGTAAGTCATAATTCAATTCAATTGTCGGTTGTTTTAAAAATCCTTCCTCTAAATCTCCTTGCAAATAACCCCTTATAGTTATCTCATCAATAGATTTAGCCTCATCTTCTCTTACAGTTTTATATATTTTTTTTATTTTATAATTCGGTTTAATTTTCAAATCTTCTAAAGCTGCCATTACATTAAAAAATTTGCTTTCTATAATAAAAAATTTGTACAAATCTATAGGCAAATCATCTATAAAAACTTCACCAATTGATATATTTTTTTTAATTAATTCAAATGCAAGTCCATTAATTTCTTCTTCTAAATCATCCTTAACTATTTCTAGTTCCTTTTCTGTAAATAATTTAGGATCTACTTTCATTTTAGAATAAAACTTTTTATTATGTATTTCAACAATTATTCTAAATGTTCCAGGTATTAATGGAAAATTATCAACAGTATATAGATCAATTAAATTATTAGAAGGTTCTATATATACATCCCCATCATCTTCTTTTACAATATCATTATTAAGTGTTTCTATTCCATCAATATAAAGCTTGGCATTATTATCTTCACATCTAAATAGTAATTTAGTACTAACATTCTCCTTTATTACTATTGCATCTTCCAAATTATAAAAATCCATTTCTTGATCAAAAAATTTTGCTTGTTGTGGACTGTTATTTTGTGTAATTTCTATTAAAAATTCATTATTATCTTTATATTGTATATCCATAAATTTTCAACTCTTTCGCCTTTTGCTTTATACAATTCCTAGATTTGTTAAAATTTGATATTTCCTCATATTCATCCAGCTTATCAATAATTATGCTATTGCTTATATTATCATCATTTTTATTATAAGTGCCCACTAACTCCTGCATTTGCTCTTGTGAACCCCTAATTTTAGTTAAAACCCTTTGTAATATTTGTAAATCAAATGCTTCTTCTCTAGTTAAAATACTATCATTAGGAATGTTTTTCAAATATAAATCGATTTGCCTTACTATTCTAAAACCTACACCTAAATTTTTATTAGTCTTATTTATTTCTATATTTAATATATTTAATAAATCTAATTCTCTCTCTTTTAATGTAACTTCTGATTGAATTACTTTATATTGATTATATTCAGTAAACATAATTTCAGGACTTCTTATTTGCTTTTCAAATTTCACATCTTTTATTTTAGTAAGTTCTTGTGCACTTAAAGTAATGACATTTGCCCTATCCAAAACCTTATCTGAAAAATGATATGTTGATTCATCTATATTAACTGTTCCTGCAAATAAAATATTATCTCTTATTGTAATCTGCGATGGATATTTATCTGCATTATATAATTTATTTTCTAAATCGCTATTATATAATGTAACTTTTCTTTTCGCTGAATCCATCTCTAAAATAGATAAAAACTGAGAAAAATAATATTCTACTCTAGCTAAATTCATTTCATCAAAGCAAACAATATAAATCTTATCAATATTCTTATCTGCTTGTACTAATGTATCAATTAAACTTGCATCACCTGGTTTATATACATTATGAATAGAGTCTACATATCCTAATAAATCTCTATCATCACACCACGATGGTCTAACTGGTATTATGTTTAGTTGAGAAGAATCTAATCCTAGTGCTTCTCCATACATTTGTACTAATTTACTTTTACCTGTTCCGCTCATTCCAGATAATATTACCAAGTTAGAAGATTTCATAGCTGTATGAAAATTAATTAAATCTTTTTCATAATATACTAATCCAGCCTCTTTAGTTCTCTTAATAAAATTGTTAATAAAATTTTTTTCTTCTACCTTCTCTTCTTGCTCTTCTTCTAAATTTACTTTAGTTTCTTCTATTTCCTCTTCAAATGCTATTCCTTGTTCTATTGCACGCTCCATTTCCAAGTAAACATCTGTACCAACAAATAATATATTCCTAATTTCCGGACTTTGGATTATGTTCAAAAAAAGCTCCTGATTTATATCAGCATGCTTTAAATATTCAAATTCAAATTTAACCTTTCCTCTTGAATAAACATGACCGTTAAAATTCCCTATTACCTTCACATCTTGTTCATCTTTCCACGCAATTATTGATGGTGTATCTGACACTTCATTAGAAATTCCATCTAGCTGATCTATAAATTCCTTCCTACTAACTGAATTTATAAATTCATCAAATTTCCTGTAAAAATTATTTACAGTAAATAATGGCACCGGAATATATTTTGAAGCATTTTTATAATTAGTAGGCTTTTTTACTTGTTTAACATCTTTAACTACAAAATTCTCTCCTTTTTGGACTGGTTTAAATATTAATAATCTTGTTGATAAGAAATTTTTTAATCGGTAAACTCTCTCTTCCTCTGAAAGTGTTATATCGTCTTCAAAGTCACAATCTTGTATATCAGATGTATATACTGTAAAATACCTATTATTTGGGAAACTCTCTGGTTGATCTGATATTAACTTTATAGCAAATTGTAAAGAATTATACTTATTTATAAAAACACTATCCTTCCACGCCCCTCCATACATTTCTTCAGCATCTGCTAAAGTTCCTACCATGTATATATCCCAATTTTTATTCATCTATTTAATTCTCCTTTTTCAAATATTCTCTTAATTTTTTATACGAAGTAAATTCTTTAATCTTATTTGAGTCAATTTTTTCTTCAACATTTATTTTATCTAAATAAGATATATCATACGATAATACCCAAACCTCATTACACTTATTAATAATATCTTTAAAATTTTCTAATTTATTTGGTTCTACTGTACAAATATCATAATTATCTATTTCTTTTATTTCTTTTGAATATATTTCTCCAAAAACTACAACTTTCTTTATCTCCTTTTTCCGTCTTTCCTGTTCAATATTTTCTAAAAGATTCAACTTAGTTTTTAACTTCTCATTGGCGTCCTTTAAAAGCTCTATCGTAGATAAATTTCTATTTATATCTCTTTCTTGAGATGCGTTTATTACCTTAAGCTCATCATATTTCTTTTTAATACTATAAAATTCATTTTGATACTTTTCATTTTCTTTAATATTAACTTGATTTTCTTTTTTTACTTTTTCATTTTCTTCTTGTAACATTGTTTTTTCTTTTTTTAAATTCTTTATATCAGATGTCATTTTTTTATTATTATCCTCTAATGTTGCTCGTTTTTTTTCTAGTTCAAGAACTTTCTTTTTTAAAACATCCATATCTTTATTTAATTTTTCTATCTGTTCACTATAATCATTATTTATTAATTTCTCGTTATTTTTATCTTCTCTAAGTTGCGCTTTTTCTAATTGATTATCTTCTAATAATATATCCTTAATTGTTGCTAAATCAGTTTCACGGCCTCCTATCTTTAATTTATTACTGCTGCTAAAAGATAGAATTTGCTCTAATAATTTAGCCATCTTAATCTTATCTTCTTTACTCATAATATTTAAACTACTAGCTTCTTCTATTTCCAATTCTATATTTTCTTTAGAATCATTGCTAAAATATTCATTGATCGAAGCTTTATATTCAACGTTTGATAGCTCTTTAATTATTAGCTTTTTTGGAGGTGTCATAACTCCATTTTTATATTGTATTGTTCTAAATCCTTTTATTTTTAACTTAACATTCTTAGCAATATTTATTAAATTTTCATTACTTATTATTTCTAACAAGTAACTTACCATTTTGTCATCCACTTTAACTCCCCCTCATTATACAATTATATATACTTTTTCTATATTTTTCTACAATATCAACTTTATTCATAAATAAGTGCTAATTAAAATCCCAAAAAGCAAATATCATAAAATATATACTCTGCTGCCTTCTTGTATTATATGGATATATTATTTCTATGACTAACTCAATTAAAATTAATCATTTTATCCAAACTTACTTTCATCAATCTCTCACTTGCCTCGAGCAGTACCTTCGTAATTTATCTTTTCCAAACTAATACTTCTGACCTACTATCTCCCCCCACATTAATATGAATTCCCACATAAAGTTTTCTATCTTTTGTTTCGTTATTTCATTAGCTTGATCTTCTATTTCATATCACTAATCACAACCATAACTATTACCGTTATCAATTCTTAGCACTTCCTTTATAATAATTTTTCTTCTCCAAATTGCTTTCATATATACGTTATATAGAATTTAACCATATATACTATATGTAGAGGTCAATTTAACATTAAACACAATATGTGTAAAATAATTCATTAAATTTATAGATTTTATGTATGAAGGAGGTTTATATGGATTTTAATTATATCGAAGCTTTAGTTACTAGGTGCAAGGATAATGATGAAGGAGCAAAAGAAAAATTAGCTGAAGAATTTAGGCCATTAATTTATAATATCTCAAAAAGAACTTTCATTGATGGATATAACTCATATGATATTATTCAGGAGTGCTATCAATCACTTTTTAAATCTATTTCTATGTATAACTTAGACAAGCATAGATTCGTTGCTTATGCTACCAATGCGATTAAAAATAATATAAATGATTTGATTAAGAGAATTAAAACCAGAAGCTCTACTGAAGGTAATAATGCTCTAAGTTTGCATGATAATTTTGAAAAGGACATCCCGTCACAAGAAATCTCTCCTGAGACTTCATTATGTGAAATGTGTGATTATGAAGACTTAAGACTAGCTCTAAAAAATTTAACTAAAGATGAGAAAGAACTTATAGATTTTGTATTCTTTAAAAATTATACAGTTCTGGATTATGCCCATATAAAAAATATGTGCTATTCTACTGCTATTGTAAGAAAGAAAAATATTCTAAGAAAAATCCACAATAATATTTCATTTTATTATTAAAGCTAAACGTCTAACAGCTCCAAGGTTAATTTTTTATCCTTGGAGCTGTTATTATTACAATGTGATTTATATTATATTCCAATAGTTTTAAATATTAAATATACACTTTATTCAAAACTAAAATTATTTATAACTTCAGTAGTTTCCTCCACATAGCTATCAACCACTTGATCAATTCCATCACAAATATATCTAAGGCTACAGCCCTGACATTTATCTAGTATCCCATTCTCTAACAAAGAACATTTTAACTCATCCTGAAAAGTAGAATTTCTAATTGCTAAAGCTATAAATGAAATTAAAAAGTATTCATCCAGACATTAACATATGTGTCAGTACCATAGTTAATATTGCTATAGATTATTACCATAATCACATTGTAAATGAAGGCGGTACTCAATAGAAAACAAATTAATGGATTATGGGCTTCAACAATAAACTTAATACCATAATATCAACCAAGCTTGGAATGTGAATTTTTATTTTCTCCTTGAATTAAGTTTAATTTATTCATCTTTTTTATCTTACGATATATAAAAATTAAAGATATCATTGCAGCAAGAAAATCAGCTAATGGAACAGATACAAAAATACCAGTGATTTTAAGAAATATTGGGATGATTAAAATTAATGGTATTAAAAACAAAAATGGTTTCATTATTGATAAAAATAATGCTGGCTTAGGTTTTCCAATATACTGAAAAAAGCTTGAAGCAATTACTTGAACACCTACTAAAGGACTCATAAATATCATTACTCTTAAAATAGGAACAGTCAATGCTATTAATTGATTATCAGATGTAAAAGCACCCGCTATTTTATTTGTAAAACTAATAATTATAATTAAAAATACCAATGAAATTATAACTGATGCTAAAATTGCAAGCTTTAAGCTTTGTTTTACTCTATCGAATTTTTTAGCACCATAATTAAATCCTATAATAGGCTGAAGGGCTTGTCTAATTCCATACATAGTAATGGTAATAAACCCAAATACACGATTATATATACCAATTGCAGAAACATATAAGTCAGATCCGCCATAAACTTTTAATGAATTATTTAATACTATGGCTAGAATTCCATAAGCCAGTTGAGTCATAAACGTAGATAATCCTAAGGAAATCGCTTCCTTTAATAACTTTATATTAATTGTTAAATTTTTAACT from the Clostridium beijerinckii genome contains:
- a CDS encoding McrB family protein, yielding MNKNWDIYMVGTLADAEEMYGGAWKDSVFINKYNSLQFAIKLISDQPESFPNNRYFTVYTSDIQDCDFEDDITLSEEERVYRLKNFLSTRLLIFKPVQKGENFVVKDVKQVKKPTNYKNASKYIPVPLFTVNNFYRKFDEFINSVSRKEFIDQLDGISNEVSDTPSIIAWKDEQDVKVIGNFNGHVYSRGKVKFEFEYLKHADINQELFLNIIQSPEIRNILFVGTDVYLEMERAIEQGIAFEEEIEETKVNLEEEQEEKVEEKNFINNFIKRTKEAGLVYYEKDLINFHTAMKSSNLVILSGMSGTGKSKLVQMYGEALGLDSSQLNIIPVRPSWCDDRDLLGYVDSIHNVYKPGDASLIDTLVQADKNIDKIYIVCFDEMNLARVEYYFSQFLSILEMDSAKRKVTLYNSDLENKLYNADKYPSQITIRDNILFAGTVNIDESTYHFSDKVLDRANVITLSAQELTKIKDVKFEKQIRSPEIMFTEYNQYKVIQSEVTLKERELDLLNILNIEINKTNKNLGVGFRIVRQIDLYLKNIPNDSILTREEAFDLQILQRVLTKIRGSQEQMQELVGTYNKNDDNISNSIIIDKLDEYEEISNFNKSRNCIKQKAKELKIYGYTI
- a CDS encoding DUF2357 domain-containing protein, whose translation is MDIQYKDNNEFLIEITQNNSPQQAKFFDQEMDFYNLEDAIVIKENVSTKLLFRCEDNNAKLYIDGIETLNNDIVKEDDGDVYIEPSNNLIDLYTVDNFPLIPGTFRIIVEIHNKKFYSKMKVDPKLFTEKELEIVKDDLEEEINGLAFELIKKNISIGEVFIDDLPIDLYKFFIIESKFFNVMAALEDLKIKPNYKIKKIYKTVREDEAKSIDEITIRGYLQGDLEEGFLKQPTIELNYDLPENQWIKKIVIEIGMFLKDFIEASENFVYKKKINIKKLERYKNNENKIKDEERTIEYVKKLMNLATKMKNSISILNSVEWFKSVSNKIEINLPHTLFFDSRYNLIYKLYQQLKGNEFTITLDNKFAFQWKRTDKLYEMWCFVKISRILIGEKLGFRIDSGWLFDQTIESNKVLIPELESSTRLSFKKDDIYMNLTYDDSMPNYSSESSIYKTPLYITASNRQPDGRIDVYKSDVYIGSIILEFKYRDRKGLWATKYIKYQREANSNVIKQLTAYGDNCSTRYLFIKEGEKGSKYKNSIRPVMRVLIFYPRRTDLDIEIDEVEDHNLKFVRFTPEVLKNAEESLELAILELLERAEEYGIN
- a CDS encoding MATE family efflux transporter encodes the protein MTELENFILEGSIKKLLFKFSIPAISVFLANVLYNIIDAIFIGNQPNGSLGIAALTIVFPIQQIILALSQMIGVGIASITSRSLGAGDKLRAEKAVGTALTSSVLLGILIMVIGLVFIRPMLYIFGSLENILPYAVTFFRITLYCSVFFVFSIVANSIIQSEGHANIAMISMIIGPVINIPLDYILVTRLQYGIKGAAIATDISQIICFIFLLVYICFNSKILGVKVKNLTINIKLLKEAISLGLSTFMTQLAYGILAIVLNNSLKVYGGSDLYVSAIGIYNRVFGFITITMYGIRQALQPIIGFNYGAKKFDRVKQSLKLAILASVIISLVFLIIIISFTNKIAGAFTSDNQLIALTVPILRVMIFMSPLVGVQVIASSFFQYIGKPKPALFLSIMKPFLFLIPLILIIPIFLKITGIFVSVPLADFLAAMISLIFIYRKIKKMNKLNLIQGENKNSHSKLG
- a CDS encoding sigma-70 family RNA polymerase sigma factor, which encodes MDFNYIEALVTRCKDNDEGAKEKLAEEFRPLIYNISKRTFIDGYNSYDIIQECYQSLFKSISMYNLDKHRFVAYATNAIKNNINDLIKRIKTRSSTEGNNALSLHDNFEKDIPSQEISPETSLCEMCDYEDLRLALKNLTKDEKELIDFVFFKNYTVLDYAHIKNMCYSTAIVRKKNILRKIHNNISFYY